The following proteins are encoded in a genomic region of Dokdonia donghaensis DSW-1:
- a CDS encoding glycoside hydrolase family 3 N-terminal domain-containing protein yields the protein MAFTRNLTILLFLLFTTFAFGQERYPLYANDIVAQRAWVDSVYQQMTPKERIGQLFMVDIFSSDPQVKIDKIKKLIKEEHIGGLIFSKGGPMRQAKLNNEFQAMSKTKLLVGMDAEWGLAMRLDSTYAFPWNMTLGAIQDNNIVKKVGKRIGEHSKRLGVHINFAPVVDININPANPIIGNRSFGEDKVNVTEKAIAFMEGMQEAGVLGSAKHFPGHGDTDKDSHKTLPTLNFTKERLQSVEMYPYKPIIENGIASIMVAHLNVPALVPEEGVPTSISPTVVTKMLKEEYLFHGLIFTDALNMKGAANFKEPGDIDLAAFKAGNDILLISENVPSASAKILNALQQGEITEERLAHSVKKILYAKYKVGLHNYTPVTTKNLVNDLNSRYDDIVYSEAIENAITVTKNNNNVIPVTNIDQKKIAYVGLGDDDGSAFKQQLRKYASIENITTKTLEATQEKLADFHYVIIGFHRSNANPWKSYKFTKENIRWIKEIAKTKTVVLDLFVRPYAMLDLQDTQDIEAIIHSYQNSKLAQEKSAQLIFGAIPSKGRLPVSLGDTPIRTGLQSGTLRRMSYGIPEEVGVDSDTLNIKIDSLVNLGIKRAMMPGAQVLVARRGKVIYDKSFGYHTYNKKQPVRPESMYDIASMTKILASLPLLMELESEGSIDLEDKLGTLIPELKGSNKANITLKKALSHYGRFKAWIPFYVSTLDSVTKKPLDDYYSTSYSPNYNIKVAEKMYLRTGYTDTIIKKIADSDLRSRLSYKYSDLPYYLMKKFLEDYYGQNLQELTSSHFYNSIGANYTGYRPLRKFEKEMIVPSENDTYWRNQKVQGYVHDMGAAMQSNMGGHAGLFSNSNDVAKLMQMYLQDGYYGGKRYFSKETMERFNTCNYCDNEVRRGVGFDKPQLSGGGPTCGCVPMTSFGHSGFTGTYTWADPENELVYVFLSNRTFPTMENRALIKSGLRTTIQEVIYQSLID from the coding sequence ATGGCGTTTACACGCAATCTCACCATACTATTATTTCTTTTATTTACCACCTTTGCTTTCGGTCAAGAGCGATACCCCTTATATGCAAATGATATTGTGGCGCAACGCGCTTGGGTTGATTCTGTCTATCAACAAATGACTCCAAAAGAGCGCATAGGTCAACTATTTATGGTGGACATATTCTCAAGTGATCCTCAGGTCAAGATAGATAAAATCAAAAAGCTCATTAAAGAAGAGCACATAGGCGGTCTTATCTTCTCTAAAGGTGGCCCTATGCGACAGGCAAAACTCAATAATGAGTTTCAAGCAATGTCAAAAACAAAACTCCTCGTGGGTATGGATGCAGAGTGGGGACTTGCAATGAGACTAGATAGCACATATGCTTTTCCGTGGAATATGACACTTGGTGCCATACAAGATAATAATATTGTAAAGAAGGTGGGAAAACGCATAGGTGAGCATTCAAAGCGTCTTGGTGTACACATTAACTTTGCTCCTGTAGTAGATATAAATATCAACCCTGCAAATCCTATTATAGGTAACCGCTCTTTTGGAGAAGATAAAGTAAACGTAACAGAAAAGGCTATTGCCTTTATGGAAGGAATGCAAGAGGCCGGTGTCTTAGGCAGTGCAAAGCATTTTCCTGGTCACGGAGATACAGATAAAGACAGTCATAAAACGCTCCCTACTCTCAATTTTACAAAAGAACGACTTCAGAGTGTAGAGATGTATCCCTATAAACCTATTATAGAAAATGGTATTGCAAGTATTATGGTAGCCCACCTTAATGTACCAGCACTTGTTCCAGAAGAAGGTGTACCCACAAGTATATCACCTACGGTGGTTACAAAAATGCTTAAAGAAGAGTACCTCTTTCACGGCCTGATATTTACAGATGCCCTTAATATGAAGGGCGCAGCAAACTTTAAAGAACCTGGAGATATTGATCTTGCAGCCTTTAAGGCAGGTAATGATATCTTGCTTATAAGTGAAAATGTTCCTTCGGCTTCCGCCAAAATTTTAAATGCATTACAACAAGGTGAGATTACAGAAGAGCGGTTAGCCCATTCTGTTAAAAAAATACTATATGCAAAATACAAAGTAGGACTACATAATTATACACCTGTCACAACTAAAAATCTTGTGAACGACCTGAATTCTAGATATGATGATATCGTATATAGCGAGGCAATCGAAAATGCAATTACTGTTACAAAAAACAACAATAACGTTATCCCAGTTACAAATATTGATCAGAAAAAAATAGCTTATGTAGGTCTTGGTGATGATGACGGTTCAGCTTTTAAGCAGCAACTACGCAAGTATGCTTCTATTGAAAATATCACAACAAAAACTCTAGAGGCCACCCAAGAAAAACTAGCCGATTTTCACTATGTGATTATTGGTTTCCACAGATCTAATGCAAACCCTTGGAAGTCCTATAAGTTTACAAAAGAAAACATACGCTGGATTAAGGAGATAGCCAAAACTAAAACGGTAGTACTAGATCTTTTTGTGCGTCCGTATGCAATGCTAGACCTGCAAGACACACAAGATATAGAAGCGATAATACATAGTTACCAAAACAGTAAACTAGCGCAAGAAAAAAGCGCACAGCTCATCTTTGGCGCAATTCCAAGCAAAGGTAGATTACCCGTATCGCTAGGTGATACACCCATACGCACAGGTTTACAATCTGGAACCCTAAGAAGAATGTCTTATGGTATACCAGAAGAGGTAGGCGTAGACTCAGATACCCTCAATATTAAGATAGACTCTCTTGTAAATCTAGGGATTAAAAGAGCGATGATGCCTGGAGCACAGGTGCTTGTTGCGCGTAGAGGTAAAGTGATATATGATAAAAGTTTTGGATATCACACCTATAATAAAAAACAACCTGTACGTCCAGAGAGTATGTATGACATTGCCTCTATGACAAAAATTCTTGCCTCATTACCGCTCTTAATGGAGCTTGAGAGCGAGGGAAGTATCGATCTAGAAGATAAGTTAGGCACGCTTATTCCAGAACTAAAGGGTAGTAATAAAGCAAATATTACTCTTAAAAAGGCACTGTCTCATTACGGGAGATTCAAAGCGTGGATTCCGTTTTATGTGAGCACGCTAGACTCGGTTACAAAAAAACCACTAGATGATTATTACAGCACTTCATACTCGCCTAATTATAATATTAAAGTGGCAGAGAAGATGTACCTACGCACTGGATACACAGATACTATTATAAAGAAAATAGCAGACAGTGACTTGCGCTCTCGCTTATCTTATAAGTACAGCGACTTGCCTTATTACTTGATGAAAAAATTCTTGGAGGATTATTATGGTCAGAATCTTCAAGAGCTCACAAGCAGTCATTTTTATAACTCAATAGGTGCAAACTACACTGGTTATAGACCCCTTAGAAAATTTGAGAAAGAAATGATTGTACCTTCAGAAAATGATACCTACTGGCGCAACCAAAAAGTACAAGGCTACGTGCACGATATGGGTGCAGCAATGCAAAGCAATATGGGTGGTCACGCAGGCTTATTTTCAAACTCAAATGATGTTGCCAAGTTGATGCAAATGTATCTTCAAGACGGTTATTATGGAGGTAAACGCTACTTCTCAAAAGAAACAATGGAGCGTTTTAACACCTGTAATTATTGTGATAATGAAGTGCGCAGAGGAGTAGGATTTGATAAACCACAACTTAGTGGTGGAGGTCCTACTTGCGGTTGTGTCCCTATGACCAGTTTTGGGCATAGTGGTTTTACAGGGACTTACACCTGGGCAGACCCAGAAAATGAACTAGTATACGTGTTTTTATCTAACAGAACATTTCCTACTATGGAGAATAGAGCTCTTATAAAATCTGGTTTAAGAACCACTATTCAGGAGGTGATTTATCAATCTTTAATTGATTAA